Proteins encoded in a region of the Mycobacterium branderi genome:
- the glf gene encoding UDP-galactopyranose mutase yields MTSRFDLFVVGSGFFGLTIAERVASQLDKRVLVVEKRPHIGGNAYSEPEPQTGIEVHKYGAHLFHTSNKRVWDYVRQFTEFTGYQHRVFALHDGQAYPMPMGLGLVSQFFGRYFSPDEARALIAEQSAEIKTEDAQNLEEKAISLIGRPLYEAFIKNYTAKQWQTDPKELPASTITRLPVRYTFDNRYFNDTYEGLPADGYTAWLKNMAADERIEVRLETDWFDVRDELRAASPEAPVVYTGPLDRYFDYAEGHLGWRTLDFEVEVLPTGDFQGTPVMNYNDFDVAYTRIHEFRHFHPERPYPTDKTVIMREFSRFANDDDEPYYPINTEADRAVLAAYRTRAKAETESSKVLFGGRLGTYQYLDMHMAIASALNMYDNVLAPHLREGVPLTKASADE; encoded by the coding sequence ATGACTTCTCGTTTCGACCTTTTCGTCGTCGGCTCCGGATTTTTCGGCCTGACGATCGCTGAGCGCGTGGCCAGCCAGCTCGACAAGCGTGTGCTGGTCGTCGAGAAGCGCCCGCACATCGGCGGCAATGCCTACTCCGAGCCGGAGCCGCAGACCGGCATCGAGGTGCACAAGTACGGGGCCCACCTGTTCCACACCTCCAACAAGCGGGTGTGGGACTACGTGCGGCAGTTCACCGAGTTCACCGGCTACCAGCATCGCGTGTTCGCGCTGCACGACGGCCAGGCATACCCGATGCCGATGGGGCTGGGCCTGGTGTCGCAGTTCTTCGGCCGCTACTTCAGCCCGGATGAGGCACGCGCACTGATCGCCGAGCAGTCCGCCGAGATCAAGACCGAGGACGCGCAGAACCTCGAGGAGAAGGCCATCTCGCTGATCGGCCGGCCGCTGTATGAGGCGTTCATCAAGAACTACACCGCCAAGCAGTGGCAGACCGACCCCAAAGAGTTGCCGGCGTCCACCATCACCCGGTTGCCGGTGCGCTACACCTTCGACAACCGCTACTTCAACGACACCTACGAAGGGCTGCCCGCCGACGGCTACACCGCGTGGCTGAAGAACATGGCGGCCGACGAGCGCATCGAGGTTCGGCTGGAAACCGACTGGTTCGACGTGCGCGACGAACTGCGTGCAGCCAGCCCGGAGGCGCCCGTGGTCTACACCGGCCCGCTGGATCGTTACTTCGACTACGCCGAGGGCCACTTGGGTTGGCGCACATTGGATTTCGAGGTCGAGGTGCTGCCAACCGGCGATTTCCAGGGCACGCCGGTGATGAACTACAACGACTTCGACGTGGCCTATACCCGCATCCACGAGTTCCGCCATTTCCACCCCGAGCGGCCTTACCCGACCGACAAGACGGTGATCATGCGCGAGTTCTCGCGGTTCGCCAACGATGACGACGAGCCCTACTACCCGATCAACACCGAAGCCGACCGCGCTGTGCTGGCCGCCTATCGGACCCGGGCCAAAGCCGAGACCGAGTCGTCGAAGGTGTTGTTCGGCGGCCGCCTGGGCACTTACCAATATCTGGACATGCACATGGCCATCGCCAGCGCGCTGAACATGTACGACAACGTGCTGGCGCCGCACCTGCGCGAGGGCGTGCCGTTGACGAAAGCATCCGCGGATGAGTGA
- a CDS encoding glycosyltransferase gives MSDTAVSLLARVILPRPGEPLDVRKLYLEESITNARRAHATTRTSLQIGAESEVSFATYFNAFPASYWRRWTTLTSVVLRAELTGAGRVDVYRTKATGARIYIDGRNFAGSAQVVELEVGLAPFEDGGWIWFDITTDSDVTLHNAGWYAPVPAPGVANIAVGIPTFNRPSDCVNALRDLTSDPLVDEVIGAVIVPDQGTAKVRDHPDFAEAAAPLGNRLSIHDQPNLGGSGGYSRVMYEALKNTDCQQILFMDDDIRIEPDSILRVLALHRFAKSPMLVGGQMLNLQEPSHLHIMGEVVDRSIFMWTAAPHAEYDHDFAKFPLSDNNPRSNLLHRRIDVDFNGWWTCMIPRQVAEELGQPLPLFIKWDDADYGLRAAERGYPTATLPGAAIWHMAWSDKDDAIDWQAYFHLRNRLVVAAMHWDGDIIGLLRSHLKATLKHLACLEYSTVAIQNKAIDDFLAGPEHIFSILETALPEVHRIRKAYPDAVVLPAASELPAPSRKNTEMKPPVHPLAIGYRLARGILHNATKADPAHHQRPQLNVPTQDARWFKLCTLDGATVTTADGRGVVYRQRDRSKMFSLLWQSLRRQRQLASRFDEMRRVYRGALPVLSSKQKWETVLLSVEDNG, from the coding sequence ATGAGTGACACCGCTGTGAGCCTGCTGGCCCGCGTGATCCTGCCCCGCCCGGGCGAGCCGCTCGACGTCCGCAAGCTCTACTTAGAGGAGTCGATCACCAACGCCCGGCGCGCGCACGCGACAACCCGCACGTCGCTGCAGATCGGCGCCGAGTCCGAGGTGTCGTTCGCGACCTATTTCAACGCCTTCCCGGCCAGCTACTGGCGGCGCTGGACGACGCTGACCTCGGTGGTGTTGCGCGCCGAATTGACCGGCGCCGGCCGCGTCGACGTCTACCGGACCAAGGCCACCGGTGCCCGTATCTACATCGACGGCCGCAACTTCGCCGGCAGCGCGCAGGTCGTCGAATTAGAGGTGGGGCTAGCGCCTTTCGAAGACGGCGGGTGGATCTGGTTCGACATCACCACAGACAGCGACGTCACGCTGCACAACGCCGGCTGGTACGCGCCGGTGCCGGCGCCGGGCGTCGCCAACATCGCGGTCGGCATCCCGACCTTCAACCGGCCCAGCGACTGCGTGAACGCGTTGCGCGATCTGACCTCGGATCCGTTGGTGGACGAGGTGATCGGTGCGGTGATCGTCCCCGACCAGGGCACCGCCAAGGTGCGTGACCACCCCGACTTCGCCGAGGCCGCCGCGCCGCTGGGCAACCGGCTGTCCATCCACGACCAACCCAACCTGGGCGGTTCCGGCGGATACAGCCGCGTGATGTACGAGGCGCTGAAAAACACTGACTGCCAGCAGATCCTGTTCATGGACGACGACATCCGCATCGAGCCCGACTCGATCCTGCGGGTGCTGGCGCTGCATCGCTTCGCCAAGTCGCCGATGCTGGTCGGCGGTCAGATGCTCAACCTGCAGGAGCCGTCGCACCTGCACATCATGGGCGAGGTGGTGGACCGGTCGATCTTCATGTGGACCGCCGCGCCGCACGCCGAATACGACCACGACTTCGCGAAATTCCCGTTGAGCGACAACAACCCTCGCAGCAACCTGCTGCACCGCCGCATCGACGTCGACTTCAACGGCTGGTGGACCTGCATGATCCCGCGGCAGGTGGCCGAGGAGCTGGGCCAGCCGCTGCCGCTGTTCATCAAATGGGACGACGCCGACTACGGGCTGCGCGCCGCCGAGCGCGGCTACCCGACCGCGACCCTGCCCGGCGCCGCGATCTGGCACATGGCCTGGAGCGACAAGGACGACGCCATCGACTGGCAGGCCTACTTCCACCTGCGCAACCGGTTGGTGGTGGCGGCCATGCACTGGGACGGCGACATCATCGGCCTGCTGCGCAGCCACCTCAAGGCGACGCTGAAACACCTTGCCTGCCTTGAATATTCGACTGTTGCGATTCAGAACAAGGCGATCGACGACTTCCTTGCCGGCCCGGAGCACATCTTCTCGATCCTGGAAACCGCGCTGCCGGAAGTGCACCGCATCCGCAAGGCGTACCCGGACGCCGTCGTGCTGCCGGCGGCCAGCGAGCTGCCGGCGCCGTCGCGCAAGAACACCGAGATGAAGCCGCCGGTGCACCCGTTGGCGATCGGCTACCGGCTGGCCCGCGGGATCCTGCACAACGCCACCAAGGCCGATCCGGCGCATCATCAACGCCCCCAACTGAATGTGCCGACTCAGGACGCCCGCTGGTTCAAGCTGTGCACGCTCGACGGCGCCACCGTCACCACCGCCGACGGGCGCGGTGTGGTGTATCGGCAGCGCGACCGGTCCAAGATGTTCTCGCTGCTGTGGCAGTCGCTGCGCCGCCAGCGGCAGCTCGCCAGCCGGTTCGACGAGATGCGCCGCGTCTATCGCGGGGCGCTGCCGGTGCTCTCCAGCAAGCAGAAGTGGGAGACCGTCCTGCTGTCCGTAGAAGACAATGGCTGA
- a CDS encoding phosphatase PAP2 family protein encodes MAETAAPRGELAALVAIQSALADRPGMLAAARGLSYFGEHSIGWLAVSALGALLQPQRWRAWLLVGAGAFTAHATAVLIKRLARRERPRHPAVAVNVGTPSRLSFPSAHATSTTAAAILLARATGSRLPALLVPPMALSRMLLGVHYPSDVAVGVAVGAAVAGVAVRVEGRR; translated from the coding sequence ATGGCTGAAACTGCCGCGCCGCGTGGCGAACTGGCCGCGCTGGTCGCGATTCAATCGGCCTTGGCCGACCGGCCCGGGATGTTGGCCGCGGCGCGGGGGTTGTCGTACTTCGGCGAGCACAGCATCGGGTGGTTGGCGGTCTCGGCGCTGGGCGCGCTGCTACAACCGCAACGCTGGCGGGCCTGGTTGCTGGTCGGGGCCGGGGCGTTCACCGCCCATGCGACGGCCGTGCTGATCAAGCGGCTGGCACGCCGCGAACGCCCGCGTCATCCCGCCGTCGCGGTGAACGTCGGTACTCCGAGCCGGTTGAGCTTCCCGTCGGCGCATGCCACCTCGACCACGGCGGCGGCCATCCTGCTGGCGCGGGCCACCGGGTCGCGGCTGCCGGCCCTGCTGGTACCGCCGATGGCGCTGTCGCGGATGTTGCTGGGCGTGCACTATCCCAGCGATGTGGCGGTCGGCGTGGCGGTGGGCGCGGCGGTCGCCGGCGTAGCGGTCCGGGTCGAAGGCAGGAGGTGA
- a CDS encoding decaprenyl-phosphate phosphoribosyltransferase, translated as MSEDVVPVTGPPANLVVGIVKAIRPRQWVKNILVLAAPLAAWGTDVRYDYADVLGKEAVAFVVFCLAASSIYLINDVRDVEADREHPTKRFRPIAAGVVPEWLAYVIAAVLGVASLVISWWLTPNLAVVIAVYLGMQLAYCFGLKHQAVIDICILSSAYLIRAIGGGAAADIYLSQWFLLGIAFASLFMGAGKRYAELQVAERTGAKIRKSLESYTSTYLRFVWTMSATAVVVCYGLWAFERDRYTGTWFAVSMIPFTIAILRYAVDVDGGLAGEPEDIALRDRVLQLLFVAWIGTIGAAVILG; from the coding sequence GTGAGTGAAGACGTGGTGCCGGTGACAGGACCTCCGGCGAACCTGGTCGTCGGCATCGTCAAGGCGATTCGTCCCCGGCAATGGGTGAAAAACATCCTGGTGCTGGCCGCGCCATTGGCCGCGTGGGGCACCGATGTCCGGTACGACTACGCCGACGTGCTGGGCAAGGAGGCCGTCGCGTTCGTGGTGTTCTGCCTGGCCGCGTCCTCGATCTATCTGATCAACGACGTCCGCGACGTCGAGGCCGACCGCGAGCACCCCACCAAGCGGTTCCGGCCGATCGCCGCCGGAGTGGTGCCCGAGTGGCTGGCCTACGTCATCGCCGCGGTGCTCGGGGTGGCGTCGTTGGTCATCTCCTGGTGGCTGACCCCGAATCTGGCGGTGGTGATCGCCGTCTACCTGGGCATGCAACTGGCGTACTGCTTCGGCCTGAAACACCAAGCGGTGATCGACATCTGCATCCTTTCGTCGGCGTATCTCATCCGGGCCATCGGCGGGGGTGCGGCCGCCGATATCTATCTGTCGCAATGGTTTTTGCTCGGAATCGCATTCGCTTCGCTGTTTATGGGGGCCGGAAAGCGCTACGCCGAACTGCAGGTGGCCGAGCGCACCGGCGCCAAGATCCGTAAATCGCTGGAGAGCTACACCAGCACCTATCTTCGGTTCGTCTGGACCATGTCGGCCACCGCTGTGGTGGTGTGTTACGGGCTTTGGGCGTTCGAACGCGACCGGTATACGGGCACCTGGTTCGCAGTATCGATGATCCCGTTCACGATCGCGATCCTGCGCTACGCGGTCGACGTCGACGGCGGACTGGCGGGCGAGCCCGAAGACATCGCGCTGCGTGACCGCGTGCTGCAGCTGTTGTTCGTGGCCTGGATCGGAACCATTGGTGCTGCGGTTATCCTCGGCTAG
- the zomB gene encoding flagellar motor control protein ZomB translates to MGRPAFPYEITVRVSLWVSAAVIAVLFGWGAWQRRWIADDGLIVLRTVRNLLAGNGPVFNAGERVEANTSVVWTYLVYLGSWLAGPMRLEYVALVLALVLSLAGVVLLMLGTGRLYAPSLLGRRAIMLPAGALVYIAVPPARDFATSGLESGLVLAYLGLLWWTMVCWSQALRSRPSGRVFIGALAFVAGCSVLVRPELALIGGLALIMMLVAARGWRQRLLIVVAGGLLPVGYEIFRMGYYGLLFPGTALAKDAAGDKWPQGLLYLSNFNRPYAVWVPILLLLGLGLVLMATRARPWWIRHTPPPGYGRWARTVQSPAAVVAFIMVSGLLQGLYWTRQGGDFMHGRVLLVPLFCLLAPVAVVPVVFPDGNRFSRETGYWLAGAVAALWLAVAGWSLWAANSPGMGDDATRVTYSGIVDERRFYAQATGHAHPLTAADYLDYPRMRAVLVALNNTPEGALLLPSGNYNQWDLVPVIPPKQPPDPSKPQKGPHAVFFTNLGMLGMNVGLDIRVLDQIGLANPLAAHTARLQHGRIGHDKNLFPDWVIADGPWVKWYPGVPGYLDDKWVAQAVAALQCPATQAVLNSVRSPMTPHRFVSNLLHSYEFTKYRIDRVPLYELIRCGLEIPESSGTPYTGLPASGP, encoded by the coding sequence ATTGGGCGACCGGCGTTTCCGTACGAGATCACCGTGCGGGTCAGCCTGTGGGTCAGCGCCGCGGTGATTGCCGTCTTGTTCGGCTGGGGCGCCTGGCAGCGGCGCTGGATCGCCGACGACGGCCTGATCGTCTTGCGCACGGTGCGAAACCTGTTGGCCGGCAACGGACCAGTGTTCAACGCGGGCGAGCGGGTAGAGGCCAACACCTCGGTGGTGTGGACCTATCTGGTCTATCTGGGCAGCTGGCTGGCCGGGCCGATGCGCCTGGAGTATGTGGCGCTGGTGCTGGCGCTGGTGCTCAGTCTGGCGGGCGTGGTGCTGCTGATGCTGGGCACCGGGCGGCTGTACGCACCGAGCCTGCTGGGACGACGCGCGATCATGCTGCCCGCCGGCGCGCTCGTCTACATCGCGGTGCCGCCAGCGCGCGACTTCGCGACCTCCGGCCTGGAAAGCGGTTTGGTGCTGGCGTATCTCGGACTGCTGTGGTGGACGATGGTCTGCTGGTCGCAGGCGTTGCGGTCGCGGCCGTCCGGCCGGGTATTCATCGGCGCGCTGGCGTTTGTCGCGGGATGCAGCGTGCTGGTCCGCCCCGAGCTGGCGCTGATCGGCGGGCTGGCGCTGATCATGATGCTGGTCGCCGCGCGGGGCTGGCGGCAACGGCTGCTGATCGTGGTGGCCGGTGGCCTGCTTCCGGTGGGTTACGAGATTTTCCGAATGGGCTACTACGGGTTGCTGTTTCCCGGGACGGCGCTGGCCAAGGACGCTGCCGGCGACAAGTGGCCGCAGGGCCTGCTGTACCTGTCGAATTTCAACCGGCCCTACGCGGTGTGGGTGCCGATCCTGTTGCTGCTGGGGCTGGGACTGGTGCTGATGGCCACCCGTGCCAGGCCATGGTGGATACGGCACACGCCGCCGCCAGGCTATGGCCGGTGGGCCCGCACGGTCCAAAGTCCCGCAGCCGTGGTGGCTTTCATCATGGTCAGCGGCCTGCTGCAGGGGCTGTATTGGACCCGGCAGGGCGGCGACTTCATGCACGGCCGAGTTCTGCTGGTACCCCTGTTCTGTTTGCTGGCGCCGGTAGCCGTGGTGCCTGTGGTGTTTCCCGACGGCAACAGGTTCTCCCGGGAAACCGGTTATTGGTTGGCGGGCGCGGTTGCCGCGTTGTGGCTGGCGGTGGCGGGTTGGTCACTGTGGGCGGCGAATTCGCCCGGCATGGGCGACGACGCCACCCGGGTCACCTACTCGGGAATCGTCGACGAGCGCCGGTTCTACGCGCAGGCGACCGGACACGCTCATCCGCTGACCGCAGCCGACTATCTGGACTACCCGCGGATGCGCGCGGTGCTGGTGGCGCTCAACAACACCCCGGAGGGGGCGTTGTTGCTGCCGTCGGGCAACTACAACCAGTGGGACCTGGTGCCGGTGATTCCGCCGAAACAGCCGCCGGACCCGAGCAAGCCGCAAAAAGGCCCGCACGCAGTGTTTTTCACCAACCTCGGCATGCTGGGAATGAACGTCGGCCTGGACATCCGGGTGCTCGACCAAATCGGATTGGCCAATCCGCTGGCCGCGCACACGGCGCGTCTGCAGCACGGCCGGATCGGACATGACAAGAACCTGTTCCCGGACTGGGTGATCGCCGACGGACCGTGGGTGAAGTGGTATCCGGGCGTCCCGGGCTACCTCGACGACAAGTGGGTCGCGCAAGCCGTGGCGGCGTTGCAATGCCCGGCGACCCAGGCGGTGCTGAACTCGGTGCGCAGCCCGATGACACCGCACCGGTTCGTCTCGAACCTGCTGCATTCCTATGAATTCACCAAGTACCGCATCGACCGGGTTCCGCTGTATGAGTTGATCCGGTGCGGCCTGGAGATCCCCGAATCCAGCGGCACGCCTTACACCGGGTTGCCCGCCTCGGGGCCGTAG
- a CDS encoding alpha/beta hydrolase-fold protein, protein MRAVSLLLRVLCAAVLAAGLGGVSRPAHAAGYETLMVPSAAMGRDIPVAFLAGGPHAVYLLDPFNAGPDVSNWVTAGNAMNTLAGKGISVAAPAGGAFSMYTNWEQDGSKQWETFLSSELPDWLAANKGLAPGGHAVVGASQGGYGAMALACFHPDRFGFAGSLSGFLYPSNTTENGAITAGMAQFGGVDTQGMWGAAQLGRWKWHDPYVHAGMLAANNTRVWVVNPTGGASDPAAMIGQEAEATGSGHFFYQQYRNVGGHNGHFEFPGGDNGWGSWGSELGAMSGDIVGAIR, encoded by the coding sequence ATGAGGGCCGTGTCGTTGCTGCTACGGGTGCTGTGCGCTGCCGTGCTGGCAGCCGGGTTAGGTGGTGTCAGCCGACCCGCCCACGCGGCCGGCTACGAAACCCTGATGGTCCCGTCGGCGGCAATGGGCCGCGACATCCCGGTGGCCTTCCTGGCCGGCGGCCCGCACGCGGTATACCTGCTCGACCCGTTCAACGCCGGCCCGGACGTCAGCAACTGGGTCACCGCGGGCAACGCGATGAACACGCTGGCGGGCAAGGGCATTTCGGTGGCCGCGCCCGCAGGCGGCGCGTTCAGCATGTACACCAACTGGGAGCAGGACGGCAGCAAGCAGTGGGAGACGTTTTTGTCCAGTGAGCTGCCCGACTGGCTGGCCGCCAACAAGGGCTTGGCGCCCGGTGGTCACGCCGTCGTCGGCGCTTCGCAGGGCGGTTACGGGGCGATGGCGCTGGCCTGCTTCCACCCGGACCGGTTCGGCTTCGCCGGTTCGCTGTCGGGATTCTTGTACCCGTCGAACACCACCGAGAACGGCGCCATCACCGCCGGCATGGCACAGTTCGGCGGCGTCGACACCCAAGGCATGTGGGGCGCAGCGCAATTGGGCCGGTGGAAGTGGCACGACCCGTACGTGCACGCCGGCATGCTGGCGGCCAACAACACCCGGGTTTGGGTGGTCAACCCCACCGGCGGCGCGAGCGACCCGGCGGCGATGATCGGCCAGGAGGCCGAGGCGACCGGAAGCGGCCACTTCTTCTACCAGCAGTACCGCAACGTCGGCGGCCACAACGGGCACTTCGAGTTCCCGGGCGGCGACAACGGCTGGGGGTCGTGGGGCTCGGAGCTCGGCGCGATGTCCGGCGACATCGTCGGCGCCATCCGCTAG
- the culp6 gene encoding carboxylesterase Culp6 has translation MAVKKGAKSRRRRHRILALIAAGATALVVALVLVFVVTYLRKPETPPSAVPPSIVPPTSSSARPHKPRPAFQDASCPDVQLVSIPGTWESSLQDNPLNPVEFPKALLLNVTRPISQQFDASRVEVYTVPYTAQFHNPLSGDNQMSYNQSRKEGTEGAVKAITDMNAKCPLTSYVLIGFSQGAVIAGDIASDIGNGRGPVDEDLVLGVTLIADGRRQEGVGQDIGPNPPGQGAEITLHEVPVLSTMGLTMTGKRPGGFGDLNNRTNEICGQGDLICAAPQEAFSITNLPTTLDTLAGGAGQPVHALYATTQFWSLDGQSATEWTLNWARGLIDNAPHPKHG, from the coding sequence ATGGCTGTGAAGAAGGGCGCCAAATCGCGGCGCAGGCGGCACCGCATCCTGGCGTTGATCGCCGCCGGCGCAACGGCGCTCGTGGTGGCCCTGGTTCTGGTGTTCGTGGTGACATACCTGCGGAAACCGGAGACCCCGCCCAGCGCGGTGCCGCCCAGCATCGTGCCGCCGACCAGCAGCTCGGCCCGCCCGCACAAGCCGCGCCCGGCGTTCCAAGACGCCAGCTGCCCCGACGTGCAACTCGTCTCGATACCCGGCACCTGGGAGTCGTCGCTGCAGGACAACCCGCTCAACCCGGTCGAGTTTCCGAAAGCCTTGCTGCTCAACGTCACCCGCCCGATCAGCCAGCAGTTCGACGCCAGCCGGGTCGAGGTCTACACCGTTCCCTACACCGCGCAGTTCCACAATCCGCTCTCCGGCGACAACCAGATGTCGTACAACCAGAGCCGCAAAGAAGGCACCGAGGGCGCAGTCAAGGCGATCACCGACATGAACGCCAAGTGCCCGCTGACCAGCTATGTGCTGATCGGTTTCTCGCAGGGCGCGGTGATCGCCGGCGACATCGCCAGCGACATCGGGAACGGCCGCGGACCGGTCGACGAGGACCTGGTCCTCGGTGTGACCTTGATCGCCGACGGCCGCCGCCAGGAAGGGGTGGGCCAAGACATCGGGCCCAACCCGCCGGGCCAGGGCGCCGAGATCACCCTGCATGAGGTGCCGGTGCTCTCGACCATGGGTTTGACCATGACCGGCAAGCGGCCGGGCGGATTCGGCGACCTCAACAACCGGACCAACGAGATCTGCGGCCAGGGCGACCTGATCTGCGCCGCGCCGCAGGAAGCATTCAGCATCACCAACCTGCCCACCACGCTCGACACCCTCGCCGGCGGCGCCGGCCAACCGGTGCACGCGCTGTACGCCACCACCCAGTTCTGGAGCCTGGACGGACAGTCGGCCACCGAGTGGACCCTCAATTGGGCCCGCGGCCTGATCGACAACGCGCCGCATCCCAAGCACGGATAA
- the fadD32 gene encoding long-chain-fatty-acid--AMP ligase FadD32, with translation MAYHNPFVVNGKIRFPENANLVRHVERWAAVRGDKLAYRFLDFSTERDGIARDISWAEFGARNRAIGARLQQVTQPGDRVAILCPQNLDYLTGFFGILYSGRIAVPLFDPSEPGHVGRLHAVLDDCTPTAILTTTDSAEGVRKFFRSRPAKERPRVIAVDAVPNEVAATWEMPVETPDTIAYLQYTSGSTRTPTGVEITALNLAHNVVQVLNAFEGKEGDRGVTWLPFFHDMGLIAIMLSPVLGYHNTFMTPAAFVRRPIRWIREMARKPGETGEVYSVAPNFAYEHAAVRGVPRDDEEPLDLSNVKALLNGSEPVSVASMRKFHDSFRPFGLRDTVMKPCYGLAEATLFVSITPMSEGPTVIHVDREALNNHRFVEVAPDAPNAVTQVSAGLIGVDEWAVIVDPESASELPDGQIGEIWLHGTNMGMGYWNREEETQETFKNILKSRTSPSHAEGAPDDGLWVRTGDYGTYYKGHLYITGRVKDLVIIDGRNHYPQDLEYSAQEASRALRTGYVAAFSVPANQLPREVFDNPHAGLKYDPDDTSEQLVIVAERAPGAHKLDYQPIADDIRAAIAVRHGVTVRDVLLVQAGSVPRTSSGKIGRRACRTAYLDGSLRSGTASPNAFPDQVD, from the coding sequence ATGGCGTACCACAACCCGTTCGTCGTGAACGGAAAGATCAGGTTCCCGGAAAACGCTAACCTGGTCCGTCACGTCGAGCGGTGGGCGGCGGTGCGCGGCGACAAGCTCGCCTACCGGTTCCTGGACTTCTCGACCGAGCGCGACGGCATCGCCCGCGACATTTCCTGGGCCGAGTTCGGCGCGCGCAACCGCGCGATCGGCGCCCGTCTGCAGCAGGTCACCCAGCCGGGCGACCGGGTCGCCATCCTGTGCCCGCAGAACCTCGACTACCTGACCGGGTTTTTCGGCATCCTCTACTCCGGGCGGATCGCGGTGCCGTTGTTCGACCCGAGCGAGCCCGGCCACGTCGGTCGGCTGCACGCGGTGCTCGACGACTGCACCCCGACGGCGATCCTGACCACCACCGACTCCGCCGAGGGGGTCCGCAAGTTCTTCCGCAGCCGCCCCGCCAAGGAGCGGCCGCGTGTCATCGCCGTCGACGCGGTGCCCAACGAAGTCGCCGCCACCTGGGAAATGCCCGTCGAAACCCCGGACACCATCGCCTACCTGCAATACACCTCGGGCTCGACCCGCACCCCGACCGGTGTGGAGATCACCGCGCTGAACCTGGCCCACAACGTGGTTCAGGTGCTCAATGCCTTCGAGGGCAAGGAGGGCGACCGCGGGGTCACCTGGCTGCCGTTCTTCCACGACATGGGCCTGATCGCGATCATGCTGTCGCCGGTGCTTGGGTACCACAACACCTTCATGACGCCGGCGGCGTTCGTGCGCCGGCCGATCCGCTGGATCCGGGAGATGGCGCGCAAACCCGGGGAAACCGGGGAGGTCTACTCGGTGGCGCCGAACTTCGCCTACGAGCACGCGGCGGTGCGCGGTGTCCCCAGAGACGACGAGGAGCCGCTGGACCTGTCGAATGTCAAGGCGCTGCTCAACGGCAGTGAGCCGGTGTCGGTGGCCTCGATGCGCAAATTCCACGACTCGTTCCGTCCGTTCGGGTTGCGCGACACCGTGATGAAGCCGTGCTACGGGCTGGCCGAAGCGACACTGTTCGTCTCCATCACCCCGATGTCCGAGGGGCCGACGGTGATTCACGTCGACCGTGAGGCGCTGAACAACCATCGGTTCGTCGAGGTGGCCCCGGATGCACCCAACGCGGTCACGCAGGTGTCCGCCGGCCTGATCGGTGTCGACGAGTGGGCGGTCATCGTCGACCCCGAGTCGGCCTCCGAACTGCCCGACGGGCAGATCGGCGAGATCTGGCTGCACGGCACGAACATGGGGATGGGCTACTGGAACCGCGAAGAGGAGACGCAGGAGACCTTTAAGAACATCCTCAAGTCGCGGACCAGCCCGTCGCACGCCGAAGGCGCTCCCGACGACGGACTGTGGGTACGCACCGGCGACTACGGCACCTATTACAAGGGCCACCTCTACATCACCGGCCGGGTCAAGGATCTCGTCATCATCGACGGCCGCAATCACTACCCGCAGGACCTGGAGTACTCGGCGCAGGAGGCCAGCCGCGCGCTGCGCACCGGTTATGTGGCCGCGTTCTCGGTGCCCGCCAATCAGCTGCCCCGCGAGGTGTTCGACAACCCGCACGCCGGGCTGAAGTACGACCCCGACGACACCTCCGAACAGCTGGTGATCGTCGCCGAGCGGGCGCCGGGCGCGCACAAGCTGGACTACCAGCCCATCGCCGACGACATCCGGGCGGCCATCGCCGTCCGGCACGGGGTCACCGTGCGCGACGTGCTGCTGGTGCAGGCGGGGTCGGTGCCCCGCACCTCCAGCGGCAAGATCGGCCGCCGGGCCTGCCGCACCGCCTACCTCGACGGCAGCCTGCGCAGCGGCACTGCTTCCCCCAACGCCTTCCCCGACCAGGTGGATTGA